The following are encoded together in the Thalassolituus oleivorans MIL-1 genome:
- a CDS encoding energy transducer TonB — translation MAETTVTSTDRLTFALFLAILVHAMVVLGISFQASDRSSIASTLEITLAAYKSDKAPEKADFLAQENQEGSGTLDEAKMLTTDVEAVFHANEIRDNVAKEQIPTAPKQNDVTRQQIVTATKSATKQETSRPDETVTPSDLPEGPQKSLLQRSLEMASLEAKLDSLRQTYAKQPRVQRLTAASTMKASDAYYVNSWRHKVEQMGAINYPREAENCYDDCRLRILVAINPNGTINELRILESSGRKILDDAALRIVRLAAPFAPFSEEMRRDMDLLEIIRTWQFKGNRYLSGTE, via the coding sequence ATGGCTGAAACCACCGTGACCAGTACAGACAGACTCACCTTTGCGCTATTTCTCGCGATACTAGTGCACGCCATGGTAGTTCTGGGCATCAGCTTTCAAGCCAGCGACCGCAGCAGCATAGCGTCAACGCTAGAGATCACGCTCGCCGCTTATAAAAGTGATAAAGCGCCGGAAAAAGCTGACTTCCTAGCCCAAGAGAATCAAGAAGGCAGCGGCACCCTCGATGAAGCCAAAATGCTCACCACCGACGTTGAAGCTGTTTTCCACGCCAATGAAATTCGTGACAACGTCGCCAAAGAGCAAATCCCGACCGCCCCGAAGCAAAATGATGTCACACGCCAACAAATAGTCACTGCGACCAAAAGCGCTACCAAACAAGAAACCAGTCGCCCAGACGAAACGGTTACCCCAAGCGATCTCCCTGAGGGACCACAAAAAAGTTTATTGCAGCGCAGCTTAGAAATGGCCAGTTTAGAGGCCAAGCTTGATAGCTTGCGTCAAACCTACGCTAAACAGCCGCGAGTTCAGCGCTTAACCGCCGCATCGACCATGAAAGCCAGTGACGCATACTACGTAAATAGCTGGCGTCATAAAGTCGAGCAGATGGGCGCCATTAATTATCCGCGTGAAGCAGAGAACTGTTACGACGACTGTCGCTTGCGCATTTTAGTTGCCATCAATCCCAACGGCACGATTAACGAATTGCGAATACTAGAGTCTTCAGGGCGCAAAATTCTTGATGACGCGGCTCTGCGAATCGTGCGTCTCGCCGCGCCCTTTGCTCCTTTTTCGGAGGAGATGCGCCGCGACATGGATTTACTCGAAATCATTCGAACCTGGCAGTTCAAAGGCAACCGCTACCTTTCGGGCACTGAGTAA